The stretch of DNA CAACAGGACCCCGAGAGAAAAAATAAGGAACATCAGTATAGACAGATCTTTGGCATTCTTGGTCTTATATATTTTTATTATCTGCGGTATGAAAGATATTGTGGTAAGAGTCCCGGCGATAATACCTATAGTGAAACTATCCATATGGCTTATCTCCTGATATAAAATAAATTCACGAACAGATAAAACACCGCCAGTAAAGCGCAGGCGTACGCAAAAAGGTCGCCATAGGCGGTATAGAAAGTCCTGGTGTTCGTCAATATCATCCCGTTAACCGCGACGCCGTTCACGAAGAGGTCCCTGCCGAGCTCCTCTACCCTTTTAACTATACGTCCCTTCTGGTCTATAAAACAGGATAATCCTGTATTGGCGGCCCTTACGACATTCAACCTGTTCTCGACGGCCCTGAATACGGAACTCTGGGCATGCTGGTAAGGCGCGCTCGTATTTCCGAACCAGGCGTCATTGGTGATGACTACCAAAAAGTCCGCGCCGCTGTGCGCAAATTGCCTGACAAGCCCGGGGAAGATATCCTCGAAACATATAAGGCAGGAAAAACTCACCTTCTTTACCAGCCTCCTGACATAATCCTTATCTCTGGAGCTCCTCTGCGTAAATACCTTAAAGACCGTATAGTCTTTTCCTCCCCTGAAATCGCCTATGGGGTTGGGAGCGAAATTTTCGACGAATGAGAGGATGCCTTTGAACGGCAGATACTCGCCGAACGGCACGAGATGGATCTTATCATACCGGCCTGAAATCCCGCCTTCCTCATCGAATAATACAGCGCTGTTATAATACGCGTCAGGCAAAGCTGGATCTTCTCTTGGGGCGCCGACAAGAAGCGGTGTCCTGACCCCTTTGGCAAGAGCCTCTACGCGTCCAAACAGGTCGTGCTC from Candidatus Omnitrophota bacterium encodes:
- a CDS encoding SemiSWEET transporter, with the protein product MDSFTIGIIAGTLTTISFIPQIIKIYKTKNAKDLSILMFLIFSLGVLLWLIYGITIGERPIIIANCVTLFFILLILAMKVRYR